Proteins encoded within one genomic window of Flavobacterium sp. NG2:
- a CDS encoding peptidase M61, translating to MKKLILILTATTFLWSCKPTIDKKLAKQEIEVLINLKDIKDDKVMVTLTPPKITSDFIIYSLPKIVPGTYSIDNYGTFIDDLKAYDKKGNLMTVSKNDENSWTIKNAKALGKITYWVNDTFDSEKGEGFGSGDIFSPTGSNIAADENILMNTHCFIGYFSNFLDLPYKVQITHPATLWGATSMTDLDPSNTNDIFFSSKYAELVENPIMYSKPDTTTFTVDGMEILISVYSPTGKITAESISSGMKTTITAQKKFLGNINTTKKYTVLLYLSDIKKNDARGFGALEHPTSTTVVFPEVMSQEELTEQMKDVVSHEFFHIVTPLTIHSKEIQYFDYNAPKMSQHLWMYEGVTEYFANLFQINQGLITENEFYTRIAEKIEHANTLNDTMSFTTMSANVLKSPYKEQYLNVYEKGALIGMCIDIIIREKSNGERGILDLMQKLSNEYGITKPFNDNELFDKITLLTYPEVGDFLKTYVAGTTPIPYNDYLAKVGITQSKEKKPVSIFIKGQSPYINVIPQTKEIIVLPEIVLNEFFTELGLKGGDIILSINNLPYNLDNIYDLLDESEKWKENEAITIKIKRAGKEQIINGKVKLPYEDIDTFKATDPTKEKLKNAWLKG from the coding sequence ATGAAAAAACTTATTTTAATTCTTACAGCAACCACATTTTTATGGAGCTGTAAACCAACAATTGATAAAAAATTAGCAAAACAAGAAATTGAAGTGCTAATTAACTTAAAGGACATAAAAGACGATAAAGTAATGGTAACACTCACACCGCCAAAAATCACATCTGATTTCATTATTTACAGTTTACCAAAAATAGTTCCAGGAACCTACTCCATAGATAATTATGGAACATTTATTGACGACTTAAAAGCCTATGATAAAAAAGGCAATCTAATGACTGTTTCAAAAAATGATGAAAATTCATGGACTATTAAAAACGCAAAGGCACTCGGCAAAATTACCTACTGGGTTAACGATACTTTTGACTCTGAAAAAGGAGAAGGTTTCGGCAGTGGCGACATCTTCTCACCTACAGGTTCTAATATAGCAGCTGATGAAAACATTCTAATGAATACACATTGTTTTATTGGGTATTTCAGTAATTTTTTAGATTTACCATATAAAGTGCAAATTACTCATCCTGCTACACTATGGGGAGCAACTTCAATGACTGATCTAGACCCCAGTAATACAAATGACATCTTTTTTTCTTCAAAATATGCTGAATTAGTTGAAAACCCGATTATGTACTCCAAACCAGACACCACCACTTTTACAGTTGACGGAATGGAAATCTTAATTAGCGTTTACTCACCTACTGGAAAAATCACTGCTGAGAGTATTTCATCAGGTATGAAAACAACCATCACGGCACAGAAAAAATTCTTAGGAAACATCAACACAACCAAAAAATATACAGTTTTATTATACCTGTCTGATATTAAAAAAAATGATGCTCGGGGATTTGGGGCACTAGAACATCCCACTTCTACAACTGTTGTATTTCCAGAAGTGATGTCGCAAGAAGAACTGACAGAACAAATGAAAGATGTTGTTTCTCATGAATTTTTTCACATTGTAACACCATTAACCATCCATTCGAAGGAAATTCAATATTTTGACTATAATGCCCCTAAAATGTCACAACATTTATGGATGTATGAAGGTGTGACAGAATATTTTGCAAATCTTTTCCAAATTAATCAAGGACTAATTACAGAAAATGAATTTTACACCCGAATTGCCGAAAAAATAGAACACGCCAATACTTTAAATGATACCATGTCCTTTACTACAATGAGTGCCAATGTTCTCAAAAGCCCTTATAAAGAACAATACCTTAATGTATACGAAAAAGGAGCCTTGATAGGCATGTGTATTGACATCATTATAAGAGAAAAAAGCAATGGTGAAAGAGGAATTTTAGACTTAATGCAAAAATTATCAAACGAGTACGGAATTACAAAACCATTTAACGACAACGAACTGTTTGATAAAATAACCCTTTTAACATATCCCGAAGTTGGTGATTTCTTAAAAACTTATGTAGCCGGAACAACTCCAATTCCATATAACGACTATTTAGCCAAAGTAGGCATAACACAATCAAAAGAAAAAAAGCCCGTATCGATATTCATAAAAGGACAATCTCCTTATATCAATGTCATTCCACAAACAAAAGAAATTATTGTACTACCAGAGATAGTATTAAACGAATTCTTTACAGAATTAGGCCTAAAAGGAGGTGATATCATACTAAGCATTAATAATCTTCCATACAACCTTGACAACATTTATGATTTATTAGATGAAAGTGAAAAATGGAAAGAAAATGAGGCAATAACAATTAAAATTAAAAGAGCAGGAAAAGAACAAATTATCAATGGAAAAGTAAAACTTCCTTATGAAGATATCGACACCTTTAAAGCTACTGATCCTACAAAAGAAAAACTTAAAAACGCTTGGTTAAAAGGTTAG
- a CDS encoding DUF2805 domain-containing protein — MKKSNRKELNWEQTEKLVTLALEEKNPFEIIKKEFGLVEKEVLEILKKKMPVEKFEMWKKKATANKPKPKPLKIDDFDEDLDGKYYIKNKFD; from the coding sequence ATGAAAAAGAGTAACCGCAAAGAACTGAACTGGGAACAAACAGAAAAACTTGTTACATTAGCCCTAGAAGAAAAGAATCCTTTTGAAATTATCAAAAAAGAATTTGGTCTTGTTGAAAAAGAGGTTCTAGAGATCCTGAAGAAAAAGATGCCTGTTGAAAAATTTGAAATGTGGAAGAAAAAAGCAACAGCAAATAAACCGAAACCGAAACCTTTAAAAATCGATGATTTTGACGAAGATTTGGATGGAAAATATTACATAAAGAATAAATTTGACTAA